A single genomic interval of Candidatus Methylomirabilota bacterium harbors:
- a CDS encoding radical SAM protein, protein GEPLVRRDLAALVEMMARNPRIEDLAITTNGVLLAEAAQALYDAGLHRVTVSLDTLRPHRFRVLTRRDSHDKVLNGIKTAQQVGFKGLKIDSVVMRGFNEDELVDLLEFGKQIDAEVRFIEYMDVGGATLWSMDKVFSRADILEALTRQYGRIEPVVETGWAPADRFVLPDGTVFGIVASTTTPFCRTCDRSRLTADGIWYLCLYAHRGIDLRTPLRAGASKAELMSMIVSGWTGRRDRGAEERKELRARDVLVLVEGLRADPRLEMHTRGG, encoded by the coding sequence GGGCGAGCCGCTCGTCCGCAGAGACCTTGCGGCTCTGGTGGAGATGATGGCGCGCAACCCGCGGATCGAGGATCTTGCCATCACCACAAACGGAGTTCTTTTGGCGGAGGCCGCGCAGGCGCTGTATGACGCCGGCCTGCATCGCGTGACGGTTAGTCTGGATACCCTGCGCCCTCATCGTTTCAGAGTCCTGACACGAAGAGACTCCCACGACAAGGTGCTGAATGGGATCAAGACGGCTCAACAGGTCGGCTTCAAGGGATTGAAGATTGATAGCGTGGTCATGCGGGGATTCAACGAGGACGAACTCGTTGATCTGCTGGAGTTCGGCAAGCAGATCGACGCCGAGGTCCGCTTCATCGAGTACATGGACGTAGGCGGCGCGACCCTGTGGTCGATGGATAAGGTCTTTTCCAGGGCGGACATCCTCGAGGCGCTCACGCGACAGTACGGCCGTATTGAGCCGGTCGTTGAGACGGGCTGGGCGCCTGCCGATCGATTTGTCCTGCCGGATGGCACAGTCTTCGGCATCGTTGCGTCCACAACCACGCCGTTCTGCCGTACCTGCGACAGGAGCCGGCTCACTGCCGATGGGATATGGTACTTGTGCCTGTACGCCCATCGCGGGATCGACTTGCGGACACCGCTACGGGCCGGGGCCTCAAAAGCAGAGTTGATGTCCATGATCGTCTCCGGATGGACCGGGCGACGCGATCGCGGCGCCGAAGAGCGGAAAGAACTTCGGGCGAGAGACGTGTTGGTCTTGGTCGAGGGCCTCAGAGCAGACCCTCGCCTTGAAATGCATACCAGGGGCGGGTAA